In Streptomyces nojiriensis, the sequence CCGGCGTCGCGGGTGCGGCGGCCGGAATGACCGCCGCGGCGAGCTTCACGGTCCTCCCGCCCGGGCGGGAGCGGTTCTCCGGAACTTCGAGGTACCCGCACCGTGCGTGGTCGAGCGCTTCGATCGGCTCGGGCGGCTTCGGACAAGGGCCGGGCACGAACCGGGCCGGGGCGGGCGAACCGGTCGGGGCGGCCGAGGGGCCGGCGGACCGGTCGGGTGGCGGGGCGGCGCTGCTCGGTGCGGGGCCGAACGCTGCCAGGGAGACCAGAGCGGCCGCGGCGGCCACCGCGTGGAGGGCGTGCTTTGGCATGGGTTCTCGTTCCTCTGCCGATGTCGCCGGCGGCCCCGCCGGGCTTCGGGCGCGGCAGCGGTGTGGACGGAACGCTCGCTCTCGACGCTACCGGGTGGACCGTAGGCGCGCACGCGGGCCGCCGATCACCCGGGGGGTGTCCTGTCGATGGGCTGCTCCGTCCAGATGGTCTTGCCGGTGCCGGTGAACCGGCAGCCCCAGCGGTCGGTGAGCTGGGCCACGAGGAACAGGCCCCGCCCGCCCTCGTCCGTCTCCCGTGCACGACGCAGGCGTGGCTGGGTGCTGCTGGGGTCGGACACCTCGCAGACGAGCACCCGGTCGCGGATCAGCCGGAGCCCGACCGGTCCCGCCGCGTAGCGGATGGCGTTCGTGACGAGCTCGCTGGCGACGAGTTCGGTCACGAAGCCCAGTTCGTCCAGCTGCCACTCGGAAAGCTTGCCCACCACCAGCTCACGGGCGCGCGCGACGAGCGAGAGGTCGGCGTCGAGTTGCCACTCGGCGACCTGGTCGGGCGCAAGCGTGTGGAGGCGGGCGAGCAGCAAGGCGGCGTCGTCGACGGACTCCTGAGGGCGTACTCCGTCGAAAACGGCCCGGCTGAGCTCGTCGAGCGGCAGCTTCGGGTCGGCTCCGGCGAACGAGCCCCTCAGTCTCTCCATCCCCTCCTCGATGTCGCCGCCCCGGCTCTCCACGAGTCCGTCCGTGAAGAACGCGAGCATGCTGCCGGGCCGCACGCCGAACTCCGTCACCTCGAACGGCACTCCGCCCACGCCCAGCGGCGGCCCCGGCGTCACGCGGAGGAAGACCGGCTCCCCGTCCGGCGGCAGGAGGACGGGCGGCGGATGTCCCGCGGCGGCTGCGGCGCACTGTCCCGTCACCGGGTCGTAGACGGCGTACAGGCAGGTCGCTCCCAGCACCGCCGGCTCCGAGCGCTCCGAGCGCCCCGCGTGCTCCGCGTGGGATTCGCCGGACATCTGCTCCTCGGAGAACCCGAGCACCAGGTCGTCGAGATGGGTGAGGAGCTCGCCCGGATCCAGATCGAGGTCGGCGAGGGTCTGCACCGCGGTCCGCAGGCGCGCCATGGCCGCGGTGGCTTCGAGGCCGTGGCCCACGACGTCCCCGACGACGAACGCGACGCGCAACGACGGCAGGGGGATCACGTCGAACCAGTCGCCGCCCACTCCCGAGCCGCCGCCCGCCGGCTGGTAGACGCCCACCGTTTCGGCGGCGGCGGAGTCCAGGGCCGAGCGCGGCAGCAGGCTCCGCTGCAGGGTCACCACCGACCGGTGTTCCTTGGTGTAGCGGCGCGCGTTGTCCACGCCGAGTGCGGCCCTGGAGACGACGTCCTTCAGCAGTGCGGCGTCCTCCTCGCCGAACGCGGAAGGCAACTGACTGCGCCAGACCGTGACGCAGCCGAGGATCAGGCCTCGCGCGTAGAGCGGCATGGCCACGGAGGAGTGAGCTCCGCTCGGGACGAACAAGGGCACGGCCTTCGGATCCACGCCGAGCGCGGCCTGCAGGACGGCGACGTCCGGCACCAGCACGGGCAGCCCCTCCATGAGGGGGCGCATCAGCGTACTGTCCGTCACCGGAGGAAGCGCCTCTCCCACCGCCAGCAGCTCCTCGGCGGATATCTCCGGGCTCTGCGCGGCGGCGGTCCGGCGCAGGCGGACGTCGCCGCTGGTGCGGAAGTGCGGGGGCTCGTCGCCCACCAGCACGTTCTCGGCGATGTCCACGGTCGCCAGGTCGGCGAAATCGGGGACGAGCAGATCCACCAGGGTCTCGGCCAGCTCGATCACGTCCAGGGAGGTGCCGATGCCCGCCGCGGCGGCCTGGGAGAGCCCCGTCCGGCGTCTTCGCGCATCGCGCTCGGCGGCCTCCTCCGCCGTCTCCGCCGGAGCGATCAGGACGAGCCACTGCGTGACACCGCCCGCACCGCCCTGCGCGTGCGCCGCGAGCCGGACGACCGTGCAGACCAGCGGGCCCTTGTGACCCGCGTGATCGTCACCCGCAACGGTCATCGGGTACCCGACCGGTCCGGCATCCGTCCCGGCGCGCGGCAGTATCCCCAGCAAGGGCACACAGGTCTCGCCCGGCGGGCATTCCAGCAGCGTCGCGGCCCGCTCCGAACGGGCGATGACCAGGCCGTCGCAGTCCAGGACGACCGCTGCCGTGCCGCTGACGGAGGCCGAGGCCGGCCCCGGGCCGCGATGCTCCGGTTCACGCATGTCGCCTCCACGCACCGTGACCTTCAGTATCGTCCCCGAGCGGGGCGCGGGCGACCCGCGTCAGGACGGGAGCCAGGCGCGCCAGGTGGCTTCGTTCTGTTTCGCCCAGCGGGCCGCCGCTTCCCGGGGTGTCAGCTTCTCCTCGGCGATCATCAGGGCGACGTCGTTCTGCATCTCGGTCGTCCACCGGAACTTCTTCAGGAAGGCGGCGGCGTCGCCTCCGCCGGACGCGAAGCGGGCGTTGAGGAACTTCTGCAGCGGCGTGTGCGGGTAGGCGCAGGCCACCTTCCGCGGGTCGGCGTCGCAGCCCTCCTCGTAGGCGGGCAGCTCCACCTCCGTCATCGGGACCTTCTCGAACAGCCACTGGGGCTTGTACCAGTAGCTGAGGAACGGCTTCTTCTCCTTGGCGAACTGCCTGATCTGCGTGATCTGGGCCGCCTCCGATCCGGCGAAAACGACCTGGTAGTCGAGGTCCAGGTTCTTCACGAGTGCCTTGTCGTTCGTCACGTAGGACGGGGAGCCGTCCAGCAGCTGGCCCTTGCCGCCGCTCTCCGCGGTGCGGAACTCGGCGGCGTACTTGTCGAGGTTCTTCCAGTCGGTGACGTCCGGGTGTTCCTCGGCGAAGTACGTCGGGACGAACCAGCCGATGTGGCCGGTCACTCCGAGGTCGCCGCCCCGTTCGATCGTCGCCTTGTCGTCGATGTACCGCTTCTCCTGCTCGGGGTGGCCCCAGTCCTCCAGGATGGCGTCCACCCGGCCCTGGCTGAGCGCGTCCCAGGCGGGTACCTCGTCGATCTGGACGGTGTCCACCCGGTAGCCGAGCTCGTGCTCCAGCAGGTACTGGGCGACGGCGACGTTGGCCTGCGCGCCCACCCACGACTGCACGGACAGCGTCACCGTGCGGGAGCCCTTCGCGTCGGCGTACGGGGAGGCCTGGCGGGTCATGTCGGCGGCGCCGCAGCCCGTGAGGGCCGTCAGGGCGAGGGCGGCGGCCGCCGCGAGCGCGGCGGAGCCAGTGTTGCGTGCGGTGCGTGTGGTGCGAGCCATCTCAGGCCCCCTTTCCGGTGGGGTCGCGGCGGCCGGTCGGCTGGGTGACGCGGTCGAGCATCAGGCCGAGGCAGACGATCGCCGCGCCGGCGACCAGACCGGTCGCGAGGTCGCCCTGGGCGAGACCGAAGACCGCGTCGTAGCCGAGCGCCCCGCCGCCCACGAGGCCGCCGATGACGACCACGGCGAGGACCAGCACCACGCCCTGGTTGACGGCCAGCAGCAACGCGGGCCGCGCCAGCGGCAGTTGGACCTGGAGCAGTTGCTGCCACCCGGTCGCGCCCATCGAGCGCGCGGACTCCAGCGCGGCCGGGTCCACCGCGCGCACGCCCTGGGCCGTGATCCGCACCACCGCGGGCAGCGCGTAGACCACGGCGGCCGCGGCGGCCGGGGCGCGGCCGACACCGAAGAGGGCGACGACGGGGATCAGGTACACGAACTGCGGCATCGTCTGGAAGACGTCGAGCACCGGACGCAGGGCCCGCCCCAGGCGGGTGCTGCGGGCCGCGGCGACACCGAGGGCGAAGCCGGTCAGCAGGGTCACGGTGACGGCGGCCAGGACCTGGGACAGCGTGTCGAGCGCCGGGTCCCAGACGCCGAGGACGCCGATCGCGGCCATCGCCAGGACGGCGGTCGCGGCGGTGCGCCAGGTGCCGATGAGCAGGGCGAGCACGCCGACGGTCAGCAGCACCGTCCACCAGGGCAGCCACTGCAGTCCGTCGCGCAGGGGGCCCAGGACCCATGTGGTGAAGTGCCCCGCCCAGTCCGCGGTGCCGCCGACGAGGGGCACGCCGGAGTAGAGGTGGGCGGTCATCCAGTCGACCGTTCCGTTGACGGGCCCGGCGATGTCCACGGTCCACGCGTCGGGCCAGGAGAGCAGGTCGAGCAGGCGGGCTCCGACGGCGACGGCGGCGGTGACCAGGGCCGCAAGGGCCCAGCGGAGCCCGGACCGGTCGGCCGGGGCCTCGCCGATCCGCTCGCCCGCCGCGGCGGTGACCCGGTCCAGGGTGATGGCGAGCAGCACGATCGGCACACCGGCGGCGAGCGCGGCGCCGACGTCGACGGAGGCCAGTGCCTGGTAGACGCGGTCACCGAGACCGCCCGCGCCGATGACGGACGCGATCACGGCCATCCCCAGCGCCATCATGATCGACTGGTTGACACCGAGCAGCAGCTCCTTGCGGGCCAGCGGCAGCCGGGCCGTCAGCAGCAGCTGCCTGCCGGTGGCGCCGAGGGAGGTGGCGGCCTCCACGACCCCGGCGTCCGCGTCGCGCAGCCCGAGCGCGGTGAGGCGGGCCATGGGCGGGGCCGCGTAGACGACGGTCGCGAGGACGGCGGCGGGCACGCCGATGCCGAAGACGAGGACGACGGGCAGGAGGTACGCGAAGGCCGGCAGCACCTGCATGGTGTCCAGCACGGGCCGCAGGATCCGGTGCATGCGGTCCGACAGGCCGGCGGCCAGCCCGAGGAGGCCGCCGAGCAGCACGGACGCGGCGACGGCGACCACCATCAGGGCGAGCGTCTGCATGGCGGGCACCCACATGCCGAGCAGTCCGCACACGGAGAAGGCGGCGAGGGAGGTCAGCGCGAGCCGGACTCCCGCCGCCCGCCAGGCGAGCAGAGCGGCGGCGGCGGTGACGCCGGCCCAGCCGAGCGCGAGCAGCACCAGGTACACGGCACGGACGGACAGCACCACGATGTTGCTGACGTGCCCGAAGAAGTAGAGGAAGAGCGGGTGGCCGTCGCGGTTGTCGATGATCCAGTCACTGGTGCGCTCGAGCGGTCCCGACAGGTCGACGGAGAGCGGCGCCGGCCAGTTCCCGGCGCCCAGGAGTACCCAGCCGGCGACGAGCGCGAGCACCGCGCAGACGCCGATGAGCCGACCGCGGTGGCGCGCGAGCGAGCGCAGCGCACCGGGTCCGTCGTCGGTGGGGGGCGTGGTCGTGGTCGGAGCCGTGGTCTTGGAGCCCGGCGGGGCGGGGGTGGCCGTGGCGGTCATCGGTCCCACCGCCCGGCACCGGTCGTGCCGCACGGCGGCGGCCAGGTCGTATGGCCGTACATCAGGCCACCGCCTTTCCCGTCCCGGCCGGTATCCCGGCGACGACACCGAGGAGTCCCGCGCGGTCGACGACGCCGAGGCACCTGCCGTCCTCGACGACCCGCGCGTTCTCGCCGGTACGGGCGACGGCCTCGATGGCCTCGTGGACGGTGGCGCTCGGGACGAGTGCCGGACCGGCCTGGGACTCGCCGATGAGTGCGGGGCGCATCGCCGAGCGGACGGTCAGCACCTGCTCGCGCGGC encodes:
- a CDS encoding ABC transporter permease subunit — its product is MTATATPAPPGSKTTAPTTTTPPTDDGPGALRSLARHRGRLIGVCAVLALVAGWVLLGAGNWPAPLSVDLSGPLERTSDWIIDNRDGHPLFLYFFGHVSNIVVLSVRAVYLVLLALGWAGVTAAAALLAWRAAGVRLALTSLAAFSVCGLLGMWVPAMQTLALMVVAVAASVLLGGLLGLAAGLSDRMHRILRPVLDTMQVLPAFAYLLPVVLVFGIGVPAAVLATVVYAAPPMARLTALGLRDADAGVVEAATSLGATGRQLLLTARLPLARKELLLGVNQSIMMALGMAVIASVIGAGGLGDRVYQALASVDVGAALAAGVPIVLLAITLDRVTAAAGERIGEAPADRSGLRWALAALVTAAVAVGARLLDLLSWPDAWTVDIAGPVNGTVDWMTAHLYSGVPLVGGTADWAGHFTTWVLGPLRDGLQWLPWWTVLLTVGVLALLIGTWRTAATAVLAMAAIGVLGVWDPALDTLSQVLAAVTVTLLTGFALGVAAARSTRLGRALRPVLDVFQTMPQFVYLIPVVALFGVGRAPAAAAAVVYALPAVVRITAQGVRAVDPAALESARSMGATGWQQLLQVQLPLARPALLLAVNQGVVLVLAVVVIGGLVGGGALGYDAVFGLAQGDLATGLVAGAAIVCLGLMLDRVTQPTGRRDPTGKGA
- a CDS encoding ATP-binding SpoIIE family protein phosphatase, whose amino-acid sequence is MREPEHRGPGPASASVSGTAAVVLDCDGLVIARSERAATLLECPPGETCVPLLGILPRAGTDAGPVGYPMTVAGDDHAGHKGPLVCTVVRLAAHAQGGAGGVTQWLVLIAPAETAEEAAERDARRRRTGLSQAAAAGIGTSLDVIELAETLVDLLVPDFADLATVDIAENVLVGDEPPHFRTSGDVRLRRTAAAQSPEISAEELLAVGEALPPVTDSTLMRPLMEGLPVLVPDVAVLQAALGVDPKAVPLFVPSGAHSSVAMPLYARGLILGCVTVWRSQLPSAFGEEDAALLKDVVSRAALGVDNARRYTKEHRSVVTLQRSLLPRSALDSAAAETVGVYQPAGGGSGVGGDWFDVIPLPSLRVAFVVGDVVGHGLEATAAMARLRTAVQTLADLDLDPGELLTHLDDLVLGFSEEQMSGESHAEHAGRSERSEPAVLGATCLYAVYDPVTGQCAAAAAGHPPPVLLPPDGEPVFLRVTPGPPLGVGGVPFEVTEFGVRPGSMLAFFTDGLVESRGGDIEEGMERLRGSFAGADPKLPLDELSRAVFDGVRPQESVDDAALLLARLHTLAPDQVAEWQLDADLSLVARARELVVGKLSEWQLDELGFVTELVASELVTNAIRYAAGPVGLRLIRDRVLVCEVSDPSSTQPRLRRARETDEGGRGLFLVAQLTDRWGCRFTGTGKTIWTEQPIDRTPPG
- a CDS encoding ABC transporter substrate-binding protein, with translation MARTTRTARNTGSAALAAAAALALTALTGCGAADMTRQASPYADAKGSRTVTLSVQSWVGAQANVAVAQYLLEHELGYRVDTVQIDEVPAWDALSQGRVDAILEDWGHPEQEKRYIDDKATIERGGDLGVTGHIGWFVPTYFAEEHPDVTDWKNLDKYAAEFRTAESGGKGQLLDGSPSYVTNDKALVKNLDLDYQVVFAGSEAAQITQIRQFAKEKKPFLSYWYKPQWLFEKVPMTEVELPAYEEGCDADPRKVACAYPHTPLQKFLNARFASGGGDAAAFLKKFRWTTEMQNDVALMIAEEKLTPREAAARWAKQNEATWRAWLPS